One genomic segment of Scomber japonicus isolate fScoJap1 chromosome 23, fScoJap1.pri, whole genome shotgun sequence includes these proteins:
- the LOC128385283 gene encoding E3 ubiquitin-protein ligase TRIM21-like, whose product MSSASSLLSEDQFLCSICLDVFTHPVTIPCGHNFCKNCITEHWNINSQSQCPVCKELFERKPELRVNTIICEMAAQFRQSTVIKSSNCSEQQQAKTEEVLCDVCTETKLKAVKSCLVCLTSYCETHLELHQKITVMTRHKLIDPVKNLEDRMCKKHDRPLDLFCKTDQMCVCLSCAETDHKLHHIIPLIEECEVRKADLGKKEVEVQQMIQERQLKIEQIKQSVKLSKEDADRETAASVQVFNDLIKSVERSLAELIAMIEEKQKATEKQAEGLIKELEEEISVLMKRSAEVEHLSHNEDHLQFLQKFSFLNPAPPTKDWTEVTVQSLYKETVKRVVDQLEEILSKEMKNMCAAVKLKKIQQYAVDVTLDPDTAHPNLILSDDRKQVSHGDVKQNLPDNPERYSHSLAVLGKQSFSSGRFYYEVQVKDKTDWTIGVVRGSINKKGHISLCPANGYWTICLRNGCDYKAFDDTRVPLSLKLKPQKVGVFVDYEEGLVSFYKVDAAALIYSFTGCKLMEELCLIFGPRTNNGGKNSAPLIISPVNHTD is encoded by the coding sequence ATGTCTTCTGCCAGCAGTCTCCTCtctgaagatcagtttctgtgctccatctgtctggatgtgttcactcATCCAGTCACCATACCATGTGGACATAACTTCTGCAAGAACTGCATCACAGAACACTGGAATATTAATTCACAGAGTCAGTGTCCCGTGTGTAAAGAGCTTTTTGAAAGAAAACCTGAATTGAGGGTCAACACAATCATATGTGAGATGGCTGCTCAGTTCAGACAGTCAACTGTCATAAAAAGCAGCAACTGCTCAGAACAACAACAAGCAAAGACAGAAGAAGTTCTTTGTGACGTCTGcactgaaaccaaactgaaggctGTTAAGTCCTGcctggtgtgtctgacctcctacTGTGAAACTCACCTGGAGCTTCACCAGAAAATCACAGTGATGACCAGACATAAGCTGATTGATCCTGTGAAGAACCTGGAAGACagaatgtgtaaaaagcatgaTCGACCTCTGGATCTGTTCTGCAAGACtgatcagatgtgtgtgtgtctttcctgTGCTGAGACAGATCACAAGCTTCATCACATTATTCCTTTAATAGAAGAATGTGAGGTAAGAAAGGCTGAtctgggaaagaaagaagttgaAGTTCAGCAGATGATCCAGGAGAGACAACTGAAGATTGAGCAGATCAAACAGTCAGTGAAACTCAGCAAGGAagatgcagacagagagacagcagcCAGTGTGCAGGTCTTCAATGATCTGATAAAGTCTGTTGAGAGAAGTCTGGCTGAACTTATTGCGATGAttgaagagaaacagaaagcaacagagaaacaggctgaaggCTTAATCAAAGAACTGGAAGAAGAAATCTCTGTGCTGATGAAGAGAAGTGCTGAAGTGGAGCACCTCTCACACAATGAAGACCACCTCCAGTTCCTTCAAAAGTTCTCATTCCTGAACCctgctccacccaccaaagactggacagaggtTACAGTTCAATCGTTATATAAGGAAACTGTGAAGAGAGTTGTGGATCAGCTGGAGGAGATACTTAGTAAAGAGATGAAGAACATGTGTGCTgctgtcaagctgaagaagatccagcagtatgcagtggatgtgactcttgatcctgatacagcacatcccaatctcatcctgtctgatgatAGGAAACAAGTCAGTCATGGTGATGTAAAACAGAATCTTCCAGACAACCCAGAAAGATATTCTCATTCTTTGGCCGTCTTAGGAAAGCAAAGTTTCTCTTCAGGAAGATTTTACTATGAGGTTCAAGTTAAAGACAAGACTGATTGGACTATTGGAGTGGTTAGAGGGTCAATTAACAAGAAGGGACACATCAGCCTGTGCCCTGCAAATGGCTACTGGACTATATGTCTGAGAAATGGATGTGACTATAAAGCTTTTGATGACACCcgtgttcctctctctctgaagtTGAAGCCTCAGAAGGTaggggtgtttgtggattatgaggagggtctggtctcTTTCTACAAAGTAGATGCGgcagctcttatctactcctttactggctgTAAATTAATGGAGGAACTCTGCCTGATCTTTGGTCCTCGTACTAATAATGGTGGTAAAAACTCTGCACCCCTGATCATCTCTCCTGTCAATCACACTGATTAG
- the LOC128353510 gene encoding E3 ubiquitin-protein ligase TRIM21-like has product MKNMCAALELKKIQQYAVDVTLDPDTAHPNLILSDDGKQVSHGDVKQNLPDNPERFFPSTAVLGKQSFSSGKFYYEVQVKDKTDWTLGVVRGSINRKRIIDPRPTNGFWTIRLRNRYMYSAHDRIYPEPKPQKLGVFVDYEKGLVSFYNVDAATLIYSFTGCKFMENLCLIFDPLTNDGSKDSMPLIISPVNHTD; this is encoded by the coding sequence ATGAAGAACATGTGTGCTGCTCTCGAGCTGAAAAAGatccagcagtatgcagtggatgtgactctggatcctgatacagcacatcccaatctcatcctgtctgatgacGGTAAACAAGTTAGTCATGGTGATGTAAAACAGAATCTTCCAGACAACCCAGAAAGGTTTTTTCCTAGTACGGCCGTCTTAGGAAAGCAAAGTTTCTCTTCAGGTAAATTTTACTATGAGGTTCAAGTTAAAGACAAGACAGATTGGACTTTAGGAGTGGTCAGAGGGTCGATTAACAGGAAGAGAATCATTGATCCACGCCCTACAAATGGCTTTTGGACTATACGTCTGAGAAATAGATATATGTATTCAGCCCATGATCGTATATATCCAGAGCCAAAACCTCAAAAGctgggggtgtttgtggattatgaaaagggtttggtttctttttataatgtagaTGCTGCAactcttatctactcctttactggctgTAAATTCATGGAAAATCTCTGCCTGATCTTTGATCCTCTTACTAATGATGGCAGTAAAGACTCCATGCCCCTGATCATCTCTCCTGTCAATCATACTGATTAG
- the LOC128353511 gene encoding E3 ubiquitin-protein ligase TRIM21-like: MSSASSLLSEDQFMCSICLDVFTHPVTIPCGHNFCKNCITEHWNINSQSQCPMCKELFERRPELRVNTIISEMAAQFRQSTVMNSSNCSEQQQAKTEEVLCDVCTETKLKAVKSCLVCLTSYCETHLELHQKITVMTRHKLIDPVKNLKDRMCKKHDRPLELFCRTDQMCVCLSCAETDHKLHHIVTLIEECEGKKSKLIKKEAEVQQMIQERQLKIQQIKQSVKLSKEDADRETAASVQVFNDLIKSVERSLAELIEMIEEKHKTTETQAEGFIKELEEEISELMKTSAEVEQFSHNEDHLQFLQSFPSLNPTPPTKYWTKVRVHSSFKETVRRAVNQLEKTLSIRMKNMCAAVKMKKVQQYAVDVTLDPDTAHPNLILSDDRKQVSHGDVKQNLPDNPERCFPGVAVLGKQSFSSGRFYYEVQVKDKTHWTLGVVRGSINRRMTDLCPANGYWTICLRNGCDYKALEDNQVLLSLKSKPQKVGVFVDYEEGLVSFYNVDAAALIYSFTGCKLVEELFLLFGPRTNDGGKNSAPLIISPVNHTD; the protein is encoded by the coding sequence ATGTCTTCTGCCAGCAGTCTCCTCTCTGAAGATCAGTTTatgtgctccatctgtctggatgtgttcaccCATCCAGTCACCAtaccatgtggacacaacttctgcaagAACTGCATCACAGAACACTGGAATATTAATTCACAGAGTCAGTGTCCCATGTGTAAAGAGCTTTTTGAAAGAAGACCTGAATTGAGGGTCAACACAATCATATCTGAGATGGCTGCTCAGTTCAGACAGTCAACTGTCATGAACAGCAGCAACTGCTCAGAACAACAACAAGCAAAGACAGAAGAAGTTCtttgtgatgtctgcactgaaaccaaactgaaggctGTTAAGTCCTGcctggtgtgtctgacctcctacTGTGAAACTCACCTGGAGCTTCACCAGAAAATCACAGTAATGACCAGACATAAACTGATTGATCCTGTGAAGAACCTGAAAGACAGAATGTGTAAGAAGCATGATCGACCTCTGGAGCTGTTTTGCAGGACtgatcagatgtgtgtgtgtctttcctgTGCTGAGACAGATCACAAACTTCATCACATTGTTACTCTGATAGAAGAATGTGAAGGGAAGAAGTCTAAGCTGATAAAGAAAGAGGCTGAAGTTCAGCAGATGATCCAGGAGAGACAACTGAAGATTCAGCAGATCAAACAGTCAGTGAAGCTCAGCAAGGAagatgcagacagagagacagcagcCAGTGTGCAGGTCTTCAATGATCTGATAAAGTCTGTTGAGAGAAGTTTGGCTGAACTTATTGAGATGATTGAAGAGAAGCACAAAACAACAGAGACACAGGCTGAAGGCTTCATCAAAGAACTGGAAGAAGAAATATCTGAGCTGATGAAGACAAGTGCTGAAGTGGAGCAGTTCTCCCACAATGAAGACCACCTGCAGTTCCTCCAAAGTTTCCCATCCCTGAACCCTACTCCACCCACCAAATACTGGACAAAAGTCAGAGTTCACTCATCATTTAAAGAGACTGTGAGGAGAGCTGTGAATCAGCTGGAGAAGACACTCTCTATAAGGATGAAGAACATGTGTGCCGCTGTTAAGATGAAAAAggtccagcagtatgcagtggatgtgactcttgatcctgatacagcacatcccaatctcatcctgtctgatgatAGGAAACAAGTCAGTCATGGTGATGTAAAACAGAATCTTCCAGACAACCCAGAAAGATGTTTTCCTGGTGTGGCCGTCTTAGGAAAGCAAAGTTTCTCCTCAGGAAGATTTTATTATGAGGTTCAAGTTAAAGACAAGACACATTGGACTTTAGGAGTGGTTAGAGGGTCGATTAACAGGAGAATGACCGACCTGTGCCCTGCGAATGGCTACTGGACTATATGTCTGAGAAATGGATGTGACTATAAAGCTTTAGAAGACAACCAGGTTCTTCTCTCTCTGAAGTCAAAGCCTCAGAAGGTaggggtgtttgtggattatgaggagggtctggtctcTTTCTACAATGTAGATGCGgcagctcttatctactcctttactggctgTAAATTAGTGGAAGAACTCTTTCTGCTCTTTGGTCCTCGTACTAATGATGGTGGTAAAAACTCTGCACCCCTGATCATCTCTCCTGTCAATCACACTGATTAG
- the LOC128353512 gene encoding E3 ubiquitin-protein ligase TRIM39-like, whose protein sequence is MLAASSVISEDQFLCSICLDVFTHPVTIPCGHNLCKNCITQHWNINTQCQCPMCKKVFNTRPELHINTIICEMAAQFRRSAVMKSSNCSEQQQAKTEEVLCDVCTATKLKAVKSCLMCLTSYCETHLEVHQNITGMTRHKLIDPVKNLKDRMCKKHDRPLELFCKTDKMCVCLSCAETDHKLHHSVTLIEECEGRKAELVKKKTEVPQLIQERQLKIEQIKQSVKLSKEEADRETAASVQVFNDLIKSVERSLTELVELTEEKHKTVEKQAEGFIKELEEEISALVKRGAEVEHLLLTEDHLQLLQNFPSLNPTPPTKYWTGVRVHSSFKETVRRVVNHLEKTLSISMKNMCAALELKKIQQYAVDVTLDPDTAHPNLILSDDRKQVSHGDVKQNLPDNPERCFPGLAVLGKQSFSSGKFYYEVQVKDKTDWTLGVVRGSINRKRIIDPRPANGVWTISLRNGCDYKAFDNILVPLSLKLKPRKVGVFVDYEEGLVSFYNVDAAALIYSFTGCKLMEELCLIFGPRTNDGGKNSAPLIISPVNHTD, encoded by the coding sequence ATGTTGGCAGCCAGCAGTGTCATCtctgaagatcagtttctgtgctccatctgtctggatgtgttcaccCATCCAGTCACCAtaccatgtggacacaacttaTGCAAGAACTGCATCACACAACATTGGAATATTAACACACAATGTCAGTGTCCCATGTGTAAAAAGGTTTTCAACACCAGACCTGAGCTGCACATTAACACAATCATATGTGAGATGGCTGCTCAGTTCAGACGGTCAGCTGTCATGAAAAGCAGCAACTGCTCAGAGCAACAACAAGCCAAGACTGAAGAAGTTCTTTGTGACGTCTGCACTGCGACCAAACTGAAGGCTGTTAAGTCCTGCCTGATGTGTCTGACCTCCTACTGTGAAACTCACCTGGAGGTTCACCAGAACATCACAGGCATGACCAGACATAAGCTGATTGACCCTGTGAAGAACCTGAAAGACAGAATGTGTAAGAAGCATGATCGacctctggagctgttctgCAAGACTgataagatgtgtgtgtgtctttcctgTGCTGAGACAGATCACAAGCTCCATCACAGTGTTACTTTGATAGAAGAATGTGAAGGCAGGAAGGCTGAGCTGGTAAAGAAAAAGACTGAAGTTCCACAGCTGATCCAGGAGAGACAACTGAAGATTGAGCAGATCAAACAGTCAGTGAAGCTCAGCAAGGaagaagcagacagagagacagcagcCAGTGTGCAGGTCTTCAATGATCTGATAAAGTCTGTTGAGAGAAGTCTGACTGAACTTGTTGAGTTGACTGAAGAGAAGCACAAAACAgtagagaaacaggctgaaggCTTCATCAAAGAACTGGAAGAAGAAATATCTGCGTTGGTGAAGAGAGGTGCTGAAGTGGAGCATCTTTTACTCACTGAAGAccacctccagctcctccaaAACTTCCCATCCCTGAACCCTACTCCACCCACCAAATACTGGACAGGGGTCAGAGTTCACTCATCATTTAAAGAGACTGTGAGGAGAGTTGTGAATCATCTGGAGAAGACACTCTCTATAAGCATGAAGAACATGTGTGCTGCTCTTGAGCTGAAAAAGatccagcagtatgcagtggatgtgactcttgatcctgatacagcacatcccaatctcatcctgtctgatgatAGGAAACAAGTCAGTCATGGTGATGTAAAACAGAATCTTCCAGACAACCCAGAAAGATGTTTTCCTGGTTTGGCCGTCTTAGGAAAGCAAAGTTTCTCCTCAGGTAAATTTTACTATGAGGTTCAAGTTAAAGACAAGACAGATTGGACTTTAGGAGTGGTTAGAGGGTCAATTAACAGGAAGAGAATCATTGACCCACGCCCTGCAAATGGCGTTTGGACTATAAGTCTGAGAAATGGATGTGACTATAAAGCTTTTGACAACATCCTTGTTCCTCTGTCTCTGAAGCTGAAGCCTCGGAAGGTaggggtgtttgtggattatgaggagggtctggtctcTTTCTACAATGTAGATGCAgcagctcttatctactcctttactggctgTAAATTAATGGAAGAACTCTGCCTGATCTTTGGTCCTCGTACTAATGATGGTGGTAAAAACTCTGCACCCCTGATCATCTCTCCTGTCAATCACACTGATTAG